The genomic DNA CTTTAAAAGAAACTTTGGAGGAGATTTTCGCTCTAGGAAGCTAGACTATCAGCGGGCAGAATTATATGCTAAATCTTTGGCAATGAACAAGATGACAGCGCTTGGAATGCCCAAAGGACAATGGGTACTAACTTGATAAGCTTTTAAACAGACCAACTATTAGGTCATTTACGCAACAAGGCCTCTAACACCCTCAAATAAAAAAGCTTTTTCCTCTTATGAGTTAGATGAAATACTTATGCAAGATGGTAATAAAATAATCATGCTTCCCCTAGTTTTTGTGATAACGCTATAGTTTTTTCATCCATTGGCTTATATCCTCCTTCATTTTAATCAAAGAAAATTTTTGAACATACATCATATGCCCAGCCGGGTAATAATGCATACTGGCCCGACTCTGTAAGTCTGAGGCATGCCGTAGATGATTAAAAGTATAGTCAGTAGCAAAAAAAGGGGTAGCTAAGTCATAGTAGCCGCTTCCTACAAATACTTTTAAAGCTTTATTTTGGGTCATTACGTTACGCAACGCAGCTGACATATTTAAAAATTGATTGGTATATTTACTATAATTCCAAGTAGAATGAATATTTGCTAAGATCTTATATTCTTGATCATTTTTTATCTTAAGCTCTTTTCTAATGTACTGATTGAAGGCAGCTGTAAAAGTTCCTGCAATTGCATCAAAGCTCGGATCATAGCTAGGATAATCGTTACATGGATTTAAGGCTTCTCCTTTAAAGCGAGAATCAAAACGCCCTACAATCAAACCATGAGCTCTTAATAATTCTTTGGAAAAGCGTTGCGGGCTAATCCGCAAATTAGCCTTTTTGATAAATTCAGGCGATAATCCTGTATAATCAGCCAATTGAGCTACAATCTTAGCATGCTCATGGGCACTTAAACTATCTCCTTTCATTAAAGCCGAGGTATAATCTGTTAAAGCAAAGTCTTTAACCATTTCCAATGTTTTATCTAAGTCTCTTTGTAAGTTTTCCCCTAGCTTTTTATGATACCATGCAGTAGCTGTATAAGTAGGTAAATAAAGGGGGTAAGGAAGATCATTCCCTTCATTATAATCATTGAGCGTTTGAAAGTTTAATACAGACGAGATAAGAATCATCCCATTTAGATAAATATTTAGCTCGTCATGCAAATAACCTGCTAATCCTGCTGCACGCGTCGTTCCATAGCTTTCGCCTGCTAATAGCTTAGGAGAATTCCATCTTTCGTATTGCGTAATAAATTGACGAATGAACTCACCCAGTGACTCAATATCTTCGTCCACTCCATGAAATTGTTTGGCATCTTCTCCAGAGGTCACACGGCTATAGCCTGTAGAGATCGGATCGATAAATACCAAATCCGCTACATCTAAGAGAGAATGAGGATTATCAATCACTTGATAAGGAAAAAGGCCCTCTCCTTCATCGCTTAGAAGGACCCGGCGAGGTCCAAAAACACCTACATGTAACCATATAGACGAAGACCCTGGGCCTCCATTAAAACAAAAAATAAGAGGACGTTTAGCTGGTTCTAAAACCTCTTCTTTAAAATAAGCAATATAAAAAATAGTAGCTTTCGGCTTCGAGTGATCATTCCTAAGCAGGATGTTTCCAGCGATTGCTTTGTAAGGGATTGCTATATTATTAATTGTTATTTGATGTTTAGTTTCAGAAATTGTTTCTTTAAGAGAAGAGGTTATAAGTTCTTCCTCTTTTTTATCTGCCTTTTCTTCTGCAAAAAGAGGAAGATGAGCCGTGCCCGATATTATTCCAATCAGTGCCCATAAAAAAATTTTATACATACTCGCCTTTCCGTTTTTATTAAGCATTTTATAGCATGGAAAAAAATGAAGGGCAAGTTCTAATAAAAATAAGAAAGGAATGAACAATTGAAAGGTAAAGCTAAAAATAACAGCTTAACAGGAGGCCCTATATTCTATAAAAGAGCTGTAGGCTTTTTGGAATCAATTTTCTGCCATAATAAAAGTGCTTAATAGGAATAAGGTAGATTATCCTTTTCTTCTAGGCATCTCAACCGCATGGATTCTCTATCCTCAAGAGCCCATAAATTATATTACACTTTTTATCTTGCGAAATTACTTCTCTGCAAATTGGTAGAGCAATCTGATCTCTAGCCATGGGACGGCCGTGCTGTAGAAGCTAAAAAAACAGATCTTCCTTTTGCTCTCTGCAAGATTTGCGAGCTAATTTATATGCTGCTGAGCCATTCTTTATGCAAACATATGCTCAATAAAATTCATGTTTTGATAAAAGAAATATGTTCTAAAAGGTAATCCTTTTTTAGATTGGGCAAAGGGAGTTTGTTTAAACACCATTATTTTACTTTAGCAATTTTTGGTAAGCGATCACAGGAGACAAAGCTGCTTAAAATCTTAATCCACAGAAGATAATGTAAGGCAGAAAGTGCAATAAATAGAGAATAGCTATTTACAAGCATTTTTGACTTTGTAAATACTCGCATAATCACATTTAAAGCTAGGCTTACCCGTGATCGCTTACAATTTCTGACAGTTTTTCTTTTTTAGCCCTCTTTTCTATTAAATAAGTGATAAGCCTCTACTCATTCAAATTAGTTTGAATTTGATGCCTATCATTTTGGCTAGCAACATCAGTATGCTCTCCTTTATACTTATTAACTTCTCGCTCGGCTTCTTTCAAGAGTGTTTTCAACGTCTCAACTTCTCTTTCTCTTTCAGCCTCTTTGTCAATTAAAGTACCAAAAACCTCCCAAAGCTTATGCTCCTCACACTGCTGCTTAAGATGCAGAGCTTGATAGCGCTCTTCTTGATAATTAATCCCATTTACTCCAAGGTATGTCTCTCGAATGCGCGTCTTATTAGACCTATATCTAGCAGCTACCTTTTTAAAGACTTTTTTGTTTTGCCTTAATTCTTTTTCTAGCTCTTTAAATGTAAACTCTATGGTTGAAAGAGGTCCATCCATATACTCAGCATTAGCATTCCTTATGCGCTCATGACCCTTAAAGATTATTTGAGCAGAATTTATATCGTCGTTATTAGATAAAATAATAGTGATATCGGCATAGTTTTTATCAGAGAGAATAGCTTTATTATCTATAGACAAATTGTTTTCATGGCCTTTGGGCAAGTCTGCTCTTTTTATCCACTGTTTAAATAGTACCCTTTTACCATCTGACCTTTCATACATCTTTTTCATCATTTTATGAAAAGCTTGCTCGCGTATATTTTCTAAGAGGGAAAAGTTATTAGACTTCCTTAACCATAGCTGCTCATATAGCCTAGGAACTTCAATTTCCTCATGATGTTTTTTTAATATCTCTTTATCCTTACTAGACAGTGACTGGGTATTACTTTGAGCTAATCTACTTTCAACCTGGCACTCTACAGCATTTTTTGCTGACTCCATAATCGCCTGGTCGATTGTTTCATCATTCTTTAGGTCATATGCTGAGTTTTTAGAAGAAGGGCTGATAAATCGACGTTTCAATTGCCTGGTAACTATATCTTTTAATTTAGAAAAATGCTCAATGGAAGAAAAATCTTTTCGATCTTTTGCCCTTCTAAGACGCTTTAATACTTCTGCGGTTGCAGCAGTCATTCTTTGCTTAAGATGATGGCTTGCCTGCAAAGCAAAATCTTCCAATTCTTGGCGTGCAGCCTCATTAAACTCATAATCTTGATTCTCGATAATGTGGCGAATATAAGCAATTGATAAATTCTGGTTAGTACGGCGAGCCGCCTCTAGAAGCGTCTCTTGTGTTTTAATAAATGCTTTTATTTCTTGATCGATTGCCTCAATTTCGTCTGCAGATAAATTTTTGCCTAGCTCTTCTGCTTTTGCTTGTAAAGCTCTCTCAATTTTTCGATCATAATCGATACACTTCTGCTCTTTCAAGATAGTATGAAAATATAAGGCATAGTAAGTGTCTCGGGTAGCTTCTACCCTAGCCTTTTTCATCTCTCGAATTGAAATAATTGAGCTTATAGTCTGACTAACTTCTTCAGGAGTAAGATTCCAGCGATAATAGCCAGCCATATAAGTATGATAAAGACTAAGGGACTTAAAAGCGAAAGGTTGATCTTTTACCCTCCCATCACTTCTCCAATTAAAATAGTAAGTTAAAAATGGGTAAAAATCTGACGCTAATTCTTCCTTAAATATGAACGGAGCGTTTAAATTCTTCCAATATTTAGCTTTTATTAAATCCAATTCAGCTGAACTTAACGCTCGGCCTCGTTGCTTTTCGTAATCAATTTTAGCTTCTTCACGTTTCTTCTTTGTAGCTTCCTCGATAGCTAAGCACAGCCGATTTTTACCTATTATCCTCTCTTTGATAGCAGATGAAGAGGCTAACAGATACTCTCTTAGCTTCTCTTCCGTATGCTTATCAATCCTCTTCCTGATTTTTTCTCTATAAGGTTTTGTACATTCCACCTTTTTTAGATGCATGATAACTTTATTCTTGCGCTTTTGCTTAGCAAGCTCTGGATCACAAATCAAGCCTAACTGATGATGGATCCATAAATTAGTCTTAACCGAAACAAAGCCTACAATCAGAGAGGAAAAAAAGCCAAGGCTGTAGTTAACTACCTTTAGAATGCTTCTTCCTAGGTCTCTAGCATTGGGGCAATGAGAAACAACAATAGGCAAAACTCGTATACATTTGCGTCGAAAAGTAGCAGCTGGGCGATCTAATCCTGCTAAAGGTATTGCTCTCCGTGCAAGAGAGGCTCCCCCTGATAACATAGAGGAGGCAGGCACAATGAGAGCTAGTAAGGGGGAACGTAAGGTATTAAAAAAGACTCCTTGAAGATCCAGCGCAAGCACCCCCAAATTAGCAGCGCGCGCTCGTCCAGCTGCCCCCTTCTCCTCCCATTTAGAGATTTTATTCATAAGGCTATTGAGAGGATTAGAATGAAGCCAACTGCAAAATGTAGACACTGTCATATTTCCTCTAGTCATACTTCTTCAACCTATAAATTTAAGCAGAAACCTTTAATAACGAAATCTAATATATTTAATTATTAAAAAAAAATCAATCGATAGATGAAATGCTTTATAAAATATTAGTAATTGTTCTTTTTCAGCTTTAATCAAGGATGCTTTGCAGCCTTTAATTAATGTTTTATTGCTATTGCTGCGAGCTCAAAGCTAATATTTTAACAACATCTTTTGCATAAATAAGAGAGCCACCCGCTTGCCGAATTTCATTTAAGTGTTTTTCTTCAGCTGCCGGCAATGAATTAACAGGTTTGCATGCATCAATAATTACATACACTTGATAATTTAAATTTAAAGCATCAAGAGCAGAGTATTTCACACAATAGTCGGTAGCCAACCCTACTAAAAAAACTTTTTTAATTCCTTTGCTTTGTAAAAATTTATGTAATTCTGTAGCTTTGCTTCTTCCATTATCAAAAAAAGCGCTATAGCTATCCATTCTTTTATCCGTGCCCTTATAAATCACTTTTTGTACTCGATGATCATCCCAGCCTGCAGAAAATTGCGCTCCTACCGAATTTTGCACACAATGTACAGGCCATAAAACTTGCTCTAAACCACCTATATTGATCACCTCTTCTACCTCTTTTCCATGAGAAGAGGCAAAGCTCACATGATCGAGAGGATGCCAATCTTTTGTAGCTACAATTACCTCAAAAGGATAGCGTATAATTCTATTAAGATTAGGGAGAATTTTTTCAGCCTCTTTGACAGCTAAAGCTCCTTGCGGAAAAAAATCGTTCTGAACATCGATAATCAGCAAAGCTGTCATAAATTATTCCTCTTTTATACCTTTTTTAGTAAAGAGAGAGTCCTGACAAATTTGGTGGCGTATGTGATTAACTACTTGACTTTTGTATGCATATAAAGATTTCTCCATGCCCACCAGGTAAGGGCAAGGGTGTTTTAAAAGCTTAGAATGTTTAGGAAACTTTTCCAGTTCTTGAAGAGTGCTTTCACGAATTTTCGCTAGCTTAGGCAATTGATATACACATTTTCCTTGGCGGAAAATAGGCACTAGCAGTTCTTCGCTTTGCAATCCTTTTTTTAGAGCAATTTGTTCAGTCGAATCCTTAAGGTTAATAAGACAAGGTTCAGGGCTCACGGGCATATTTATATCATAAATCATGTCAGCAATAGGAGAAGAACTAGTATTGCGAAAACGGCGCACTTGCAAAATCCCAGGATTAGAAATTTTTATCATCTGTTCGGATAATTTTAATTTATATTTCCAAGGCCCCTCAGGATCGCGCAAAGCCGACAGCTTGTAAACACCATCTAGCGCTGGGTAATCGTAAGAAGTAACTAATTGGGTGCCTACTCCCCATACCCCTATTGGCGCCTTTTGATATTTAAGTTCACTAATTTGGGTTTCATCTAATTCATTACTTGCCACAATGACTGCCTGAGAAAAACCGGCTTCATCTAACATCTTTCGGCTCGTATGACTTAAATAAGCTAAATCTCCTGAATCTAGGCGTATACCATGGAAGGTTTTACCTTGGCTTTTTAGCCACTGGCCTACTTGTATAGCTTTTTTTACTCCTTCAAGGCTATCATAAGTATCTACAAGAAAGAGGCTATTAGCGGGCATACTTTGGGCAAGAGCCTTAAAAGCTTCTAATTCATCATCAAATACCATTACCCAGCTATGCGAATGAGTGCCCTTAACCGGTATGCCAAATAATTTTCCTGCTAAAACATTTGAGGTTGCATCGCATCCCCCTATATAAGCTGCTCGGCTAGCTGTAAGACTGCCATCGAAGCCTTGAGCTCGCCTTAAGCCAAATTCTAATATTGGGTCATTATGCGCGGCAACACGCATTCGAGCGGCCTTAGTTGCTACTAAAGTAGGAAAATTAATTAAATTTAGTAAGGGACTTTCTAAAATTTGACATTGAATTAAGGGGCCTTGAATGCGCAATAAAGGCTCATAGGGAAAAACAAGAGTACCTTCAGGTATTGCATCTAAATGGCAAGAAAACCTCATCTTAGATAAATATTCTAGAAAGTCACTTGGAAAAGCAGGTGCTCCCTCAGGATTTTCTAAGCTTGCTAAATAGCTTAGATCGCTAGAATCAAAATGAAAATTTTCTATAAAATTTATGGCGGCTTCAAGCCCTGCTGTAACAGTAAATCCCCCCTGAAATGGAGCACGGCGAAAAAACAGTTGAAATACGGCCTCTTTGTGCTCCAGGCCAGCTTTCCAATATCCATAAGACATAGATAGCTGATATAGATCTGTGAATAAGCCAACAGATTGATTATACGGTTGCAAACCTATTTTTCCTCCATTTAATGGGCTTTCAAATAAACAATTTTAGCATACAAATTTTAAGATGTTTTATTCTACCGTTAAAAATTAAAGCAAGATAAGATATTCTAGGATAAGTTGATTAATTAGGAAAAGTATGCATAAAAATTTTTACAGTTTTTTAATCTTCCTCTTTTGCGGCTATTTTTTTCAGTTAAATGGGCAAGAGCTTTATTTAAAAGATAAATTGAGAAAAGCAAACTCTGGGGATTATATTGTTACTTTGCAAAATAAAACTTATACTTTTTTACTTATCGACACTTTTGCCTCCCATGAAATTTCTTTAGAAGAGATTACAGTTCCTAGCCAAAGCATTCAATTAGAAGGATTTTCATGGAAAAAGTGGGCTGAACAAAATGCTCCTGGGCATACATCCTGGGTGCGATACGTGATTGATACTACTTCGGGGCATATATCTGAATATTTTTCTTATACAAAAAACGGATGGTATACCTTCCCGGAGGGAGAAAATTTTTTATCCACTTTATTAAATTTAAAACTTTATAA from Neochlamydia sp. AcF84 includes the following:
- a CDS encoding peptidase S10, whose product is MYKIFLWALIGIISGTAHLPLFAEEKADKKEEELITSSLKETISETKHQITINNIAIPYKAIAGNILLRNDHSKPKATIFYIAYFKEEVLEPAKRPLIFCFNGGPGSSSIWLHVGVFGPRRVLLSDEGEGLFPYQVIDNPHSLLDVADLVFIDPISTGYSRVTSGEDAKQFHGVDEDIESLGEFIRQFITQYERWNSPKLLAGESYGTTRAAGLAGYLHDELNIYLNGMILISSVLNFQTLNDYNEGNDLPYPLYLPTYTATAWYHKKLGENLQRDLDKTLEMVKDFALTDYTSALMKGDSLSAHEHAKIVAQLADYTGLSPEFIKKANLRISPQRFSKELLRAHGLIVGRFDSRFKGEALNPCNDYPSYDPSFDAIAGTFTAAFNQYIRKELKIKNDQEYKILANIHSTWNYSKYTNQFLNMSAALRNVMTQNKALKVFVGSGYYDLATPFFATDYTFNHLRHASDLQSRASMHYYPAGHMMYVQKFSLIKMKEDISQWMKKL
- the pncA gene encoding bifunctional nicotinamidase/pyrazinamidase, which translates into the protein MTALLIIDVQNDFFPQGALAVKEAEKILPNLNRIIRYPFEVIVATKDWHPLDHVSFASSHGKEVEEVINIGGLEQVLWPVHCVQNSVGAQFSAGWDDHRVQKVIYKGTDKRMDSYSAFFDNGRSKATELHKFLQSKGIKKVFLVGLATDYCVKYSALDALNLNYQVYVIIDACKPVNSLPAAEEKHLNEIRQAGGSLIYAKDVVKILALSSQQ
- a CDS encoding nicotinate phosphoribosyltransferase, with product MGLQPYNQSVGLFTDLYQLSMSYGYWKAGLEHKEAVFQLFFRRAPFQGGFTVTAGLEAAINFIENFHFDSSDLSYLASLENPEGAPAFPSDFLEYLSKMRFSCHLDAIPEGTLVFPYEPLLRIQGPLIQCQILESPLLNLINFPTLVATKAARMRVAAHNDPILEFGLRRAQGFDGSLTASRAAYIGGCDATSNVLAGKLFGIPVKGTHSHSWVMVFDDELEAFKALAQSMPANSLFLVDTYDSLEGVKKAIQVGQWLKSQGKTFHGIRLDSGDLAYLSHTSRKMLDEAGFSQAVIVASNELDETQISELKYQKAPIGVWGVGTQLVTSYDYPALDGVYKLSALRDPEGPWKYKLKLSEQMIKISNPGILQVRRFRNTSSSPIADMIYDINMPVSPEPCLINLKDSTEQIALKKGLQSEELLVPIFRQGKCVYQLPKLAKIRESTLQELEKFPKHSKLLKHPCPYLVGMEKSLYAYKSQVVNHIRHQICQDSLFTKKGIKEE